The genomic window GCACAAATTAGTGTAATACTTtgcaacagttaaaaaaaaatgtacagaattAATGTTATTTGTCAGAACGCTTGCATCACAAACACTACGTGATCATCTGTCATTTTCCATATCACTGATGTTGCTGTTTGCATTGACATTGAAGCTTGGCTTTATATTTAGGGTTGGGTCGTCTTTAGCCCGGGAAATGGGCGAATGGTCAGGGTAGGGCTGTGATATTGGTCTATGAATAGTCTGCTGAAAGTCTTGGGATGTCATTCTTGTTGACAGGAAAATTCATATCATAATAGCTCCAGGACTTCCTCCTGACACCAGAAACATTTCTCTccatcagttgttttttttccttctttatgacagtgtgaaagagtgagGTGACATCAGTTCAACAGCAGACATTTAtttcacacagtcagcacatTACAGaatgttattacattttgaaatgagGCCTGCTAATGTGCtctcaaagcaaaaaaataaatcatttgctGTATTATCATAATGCATGATGATATTGAACGTCACAGACATCGAGAACATAAATTTGATTGCTAGGGATGTAATTGCTGTGATGCGAGGTCTGTTACTGCCTGGTAGAAAACGGTCTTTCCCACACAAGCAAATGCTTTTGTAATTTGTTCACTCATTACCATAGCAACCTGGGCCAAGCTTTTGACAATGGCTGTCTAGACAGTCtcatgttttgatattttgttcAATTGCTGAGGAAAATCAAGTTTGTAAAACTCAAAGGAAACACAGCATAGGCTGCAAAGACTGCAGATATTGTAATGGTTGATTAATTATATCTGTGCTATTTTTAATCTGCCAAATtgaatcactttttttcattttgcttagGCCCTGTGTCAATTTTGCTCAGATAGCATGACAGTTAGCTGTATGTGCTCCAGTATAAATTGGTCACTACAGTTTTTCATACCAAAGTTTAATTGAAAATTGAAAGGAATATAATGATCGGGCCTTCCTTTACCTTTTGTCTTGAGTTGTTGTGTATAGTTGACCAACAGTGACCATTTATGCACCACAGTGTCATCCAGTTGAATGTGGGTCTGTTTGTATGGAGCCAAGGAGTCGGTTTCTCTAAAGCAAAACTGCAGCTAAAAGATATTTCAGGAATGAGACTAGTACAGACTTGCAGTTTTCTACACACTGTGGACTCTGATAACACTACCAccctcttccctttttttggAACTTTCAGACCCTTGGTTTggttatattttttaatatataaatgcTCTTAATGTGTGCATGGTTTGTTTATAGTGATTTTTTAACTTTGGGTTTTAACACTGAAGAACAGGAAATAAACAAAGTGAGCAGAAGTTGTCTTGAAACATAGTGCACCTACATGAGGAAATACTGGCTGTAGCAATTACCCACTGACTTGTGGTTTTAACAAGAATTTAAAGAGTAGAGCTGATGAATAGTGTGGGCATtggtatgtgtctatgtgtttgtcattttgtttgcaTGCACATGTATTTGCATTTACCAAAGGTGAATAACTCATATATCCTGAAGAGTCAGCTTTGTCCAGTTAGAACTTCTAAATAATTTTTCCTACCGAACTTTCCTGATTTTTTTAATAGCATATTTACTGTAGTAATCATGTTAGCACTTCcactttattttacaaaagACTGAATACATTTCAGGCCAGCGGGTAAACATTGTGCTAAGAATATTGGAGTGGTTTCTGATCAGACTGACCGACTCTTTGAGAGCCGTTTGTTTTTGGCTGCTGTCGTGGTCTTAAAGTAAAAACGTCTTTATCTCAGATCACCATAACTCACTGTTACTGGAATGCTTCCAAACAACCTGCGTCCTCGGAAAAGCACGCTTCCCTCATCAGGACGGTTGTTTAACCATAAAAGTCAAGATGTTCACGTGAACAGAGATAAGAAGCTTCTCAAGAAATCCTCCCCCAACCCACACATCCAAGTGAATTTCAGACActcgcacacccacacacacacacgtaatatGTTTAGTTTCGGTTCAATGAATATGATTTCCCGGTTGGAGCAGCTCAGGAGCAAAATGAAACTGTGTGTCAGCTTTTTACTGTACAGGCTCTGTGCTAAAACACCACATGCCTTAGCAGGAAGGAAGTTAAGAGCATTACAAGTATTAGAAGTTCTCCTGTGAGAAATTTGATCACATCAGATTGTTATGTGAAAAACTGACTGTAATCCAGTCTTTGCTTCTATCTTAACCCGACTTTCACCCTGCCTACCAAGTAACaggtctgacaaaaaaaatgtagaagTGGTTGGTACAACATGAAAGTGCTACGTTTGTGCTGTcattaaacacagtgaaactgggtCACCTGGGTGGTAGTTGCTAAAGCAGAATTTCTGAGTTAGCCTAGTTAGACACCTTGACCCGAAAGTCCGTATTGCACAATAGGCACAAACCTTACTTTTTCTTTAGATAGTtttgacttttaaatgaaattgtcACACTAAGTGAAAAACCCCACTCTGTGGAATACACCCGATTTTAGGAAGTGATCCGAGACCTCGTTCTGGCTGAGTGTGCTGAACTGCTCTCATGTGAGCGTGAGTTCATAAAGACAGAACACCCCTGGGAGAAAGTGAACACACCATCTTATGTTTCAGCACAaagactttttctctttttcttttgcacacCGGTGGCCTCTTGTGGATGTATTTTGTAATCATCAcaaatggattttattttttttttttcccctgagaaGGAAGCCACTGTGAAAGTGATCAGAGTCTGATAAGAAGTTGCATTTATCCGTTACTTCAGTTCATACAGATATATGATATGTGAATGAGATGTTTCCTTTCTGTTAAAGCTGTTTCTCAGTGAATGGAAAATGTATAGTACAATGATATTTTTTTGGTTTACACTGAAGAGATAAAGGATGGAAGCTCCTGTCCAGTAACAGAACTGTTCATAAAGACCATCTGAAACTGTTCTGGTGTTATCTTAAAAAAAGTGTATAGAATTGCTGATTTATaatgaaaacttaaatgaaGTTTAAGTGCACTTACTAAAGACAAATTATTGCCTTTTTTAGCAGATAGACTAAATCtcagttttttaatgttttaataagGAATATGATGGTTTGAAGAGTCTGAGTTCATGCGTACAAAAACAAGAACGGAGCTTCATTTTTGGTGAGAGCTTAACTTTGTGATGGCAGTGTGAGAATTATGTTGACAGtgctgccaccttgtggtcaaTATAGGCTGATACACTCAATTCCgtcttctctctatcttttctcAGGTGTATTGAGGCTCTGGTCATTTATTTCAAAGCAGGAAAAACCGAGGAGCCCTATGTCACCATCTCCAGAAAGACCAAGTTAAAGAAAGGCAAAAGCGTGGGCATGCCCACGGAGTGGGAGATTGGCCACTCGGAGCGTAAACTGGCTGTTCATCGGAATGCCTTTAAGCGCACGGCCATCATTCAAGCCTTCCTCGGCTCCACGCCGCAGCTTACCCTGCAGCTCTACGCTACCATCCAGGAGAAGTACAACCATCATTATGTGAGACGTAAGGCTTCAACTCCTATTCGAGTCAGAGGTGTAACGGTTACCCTGGTCATGGTTCAGTCTGTGCCTCAGATTTTGGGCCGCAGTTTGGTTTGTCTCACGGTttggcttgaaagaaaactgaaccaactgaaagctgatttttttttttttctttttaagtcgGTAATACAGACATTGAACAGGAAAAGTACACATCTTATACAAATAGCAACAAAGTTCTTCAAACAATTAGAGTTAAAGGAAACTAATCTtccatacattttatttcatttttattttatttcattcaattCTTCTTTTAGGAAAACAAAAGTgtaagaaaaatacattttaacaaCTGTTATTATAAGGCTCTTCTGCAAGACAATGAGTGAAGTAAATCTTAATGTGAGTACATTTTATGTGTAGGTTCTTCATCAACAAAATAACTGCATAAGCAAAATGTAACATAAGCACAGTGTGTATATTTTCTCATCattagaaatgaaaagaaaaggcatAATGGCTCCAAATTGtaatttacattattattattaacattataTCATGTAATTATTAAAAGCATGAACAGTGTGTAATGTTCTCATATACTAAAATATGAATTCCCTGTAATTTGGCATcgtgtcttaaaaaaaaaacaaagaaaaaactagAAGCTTCATTACAAGAGCTTGGTTCACTACACATGTAGCGTGAGTCTAACTGAGGAGTACAGAACTGCAGTTCAAAACCATGACACGCCTAATTCAAATTATCACTTTTCTTGACCAAAACTGCTATAAGCTGTTCCACTTATGCCTTCGTGTAATTCAGTATGAGTTATCAAGAACTGCCATTTGCACTACTAAGATGGAAGTGAGGAGACCGGGATAGgcaatttaaagcaaataatTTACATGTAATGCACTCACTATAGCAACAGCACACTCCTCAGaacttgttttttaaaagaactCCCAGCTTTGCTCTGTTACACATTGAtcaattttttgttgttcagtcaACATGGAGCCTTTAATGAAATCATTACAAAACGTTGTATGAATGCTCACTGGAATTGCTGCATCTGACATTAAgaattcttttctctttttctctctagtTACTTTAATGGCCATTACTCTGATATCAATCACCTATGGGGCGCTGGTGTGCAGTGTTCTAGCCATACAGATCAAATATGATGACTACAAGATACGGGTGCAGCCAGGGGCCTACCTGTGCATGGTTCTGTGGCGCGGCCTAGAAATCGCCACCCGCATCACCTCTCTGGTACTCTTTAGCACGGCTCTGACCCACTGGGTCATACCTGTGGTTTTGGGCAACCTGatcatcttcttctttctcccATGGGTGAAGTTCTGGGTCAAGAAAGCATCTCTCCCTGAGAACGTGGAGAAGAACTTTAGTAAACTGGGTACCGTGGTGGTACTGTGCATGGTTACGTTGCTCTACGCCTGCATCAACATCTTCTGCTGGTCGGCCGTCCAACTCGACTTAGCCGATCACGACCTGATCGAGAAGAAGCCAGGTTGGAGCAAGCTGTCTGCATACTACAGCCTGCGTTTTTTCGAGAACGTCGCGCTCATTGTCTTATGGTACTTCTTCAAGTCGGACTTCTACGAGTACATCTGCGCCCCGCTGCTGGTGGTCCAGCTGATTGTGTGCTACGGCTTGGCCGTGCTCTTCATGCTCCTGTTCTATCAGTTTTGCCACCCGTGTCGCAAACTCTTCCGCCACAACGTGGAGGACTGCCTGCGCTGCGTGTGCTGCAGACGAGAGGCCGGAGGTGAAGCTCCAGCTGAAGCCGTACAGATCGATGAAGACACTGCACTGGCTGAGGATCCAGCTCTACCTGACATCGCCAGCCAGTTAGGAGACCGCGAGACTGATATCATCGATGATGGCATATATGTAGCTTGATAAAGcctcagagacactgtgtgtgtgtgtgtctgtgtgtgtgtttcttgttcAGGGCCTGTGAAAGGTCTATATTGCACTGAAAACCTAGCCTGCTCAGGATTGCCTTACAGTGTGTGATGGAAGGCAGGGATATCAATTATGCTGGATCTACTGCCAGAGCTAGAGAGACAACAGTTTATCCTGCTGTGGTTATTTTAAGATAATGGGATCGAtagtgattgtttttttgtactgtatttttttctcttgattttTAGTTTACTAAATATAAAATAGGTAAAATGATTGAAGCTATCAGGCAGTGCTAGTTTAcagtggaaatgaaaacagaaagaccAAAGAATGTCCAGCGATAATACGTACACAGCTCATACACAAAGGCGGCCTTCAAAGATGAGTAATATTTTAAATGCTCTGCCCAGGTGTGTGGGAAAGATGCCAAGGGTCTGGTTCCGTGGAATGAGAAACTGAGCAAAACCCTGCTCACCCACTTTCTCCCGAACGTGACAAGGAAAGGGTTTGTTTTCAGCCACAAGTTAATTTAAAACTTTGAAAGATTGTGCGCAGTGGTGAAGTTAACCTAAGGAATGCGCTAACTATTATTGACTGCACTTTTTCTGTGACCATaaaggggagggaagggggtggacataaaaaaaaataatgaaaacttCATTTAATGAAAGATTGTATATGCCTTAATATATTCACTGACTTTGAAATAGGTGTCTTCGAAAGtctaatgaaacatttaatcgACATTTCACCATGCGTTCTGTATTATTACATCAAAGATTTAAAAAGCGTGCGAAATTTTGGAGATGCATCTCTGAGATATTTCTTAATTTAATAGTTTGATATTtgtatgtggggtttttttttcaggttcatGTGCCTCTGGTTTGCTGAATTGTAAgtttaaaatgattaataaaATATGTTGTGTTATTGATTTGTATCTTCTAGGTAACCGTCGTGTTCTTGGCTCTCAAAGCTCTGTCTCATTTAGATACTTTTTAGGACCCTCAGTAGACCTTAGTAAATGATTTTGTTCCTACTTGGACAGACGTTAACGTGTGCTTGATATAGCGATAAATGTGGATCATGGATCATTAGATATTCCAATTAAATGATGCCGCGCAGTGTCATCGTGACAGATAACTGCAAAAAGCTATGGGAAGTGCCAGTGGCAGTTCCAGCTTGAATGGCGCCCTGGGCGAACCCCTCCTTCGGGCCTGTCCCGCCCGCCAACAAAAgctgtgtgccccccccccctcaccagaaaaaaagcaccattctgcactaactgCACAGTTTATTTAGACTTTTGGaacaacacatataaataatcataacatttaaaactgtatagatctaaaaatatacacaaaaattAGACTCATAAACATCAAAAAGAAGTAACTAAGACAAGtatccatttgtgttgatttgtcaCTCGAGCATTaatacattacccatcccccaacactgtcaACAAGGGTCAAGACTAAACCAATTCACCTTGGTGGTGTTCAGACCAGCGGCGCTAGAACGAATTTCACAGTAGGTGGGCCTGACCTGTAAGGGGGTCCGGGGGCATCCTACCCCGGGGAAAAATgtcttaattctggcagctaaatgcaccattttcccgcagtttgagacagaacCGGGAAGCCTAAAGGCAGTAGTGTTATCAGGATGGCATAGCTTACGGTACATTGCAACTTtgcaacttctaatttgatgcaagCAAAactataaaaaacacaaacaccggagctggagagctggaaCCTTCAGAGTACCAGCGGGACAGGGACGTATTTTCAGCGTctagggtagcctactttagataGATTTACACAGAAATTGTGAATCAACAAAATACGTTGCGCccttcttcttaaacattatcaagTTACATACCTTGTGATCATGACTGGCTGGTGATACGGGGTGATATCATAATCATAAAATAAAGAGGATTGGGCTGACTATGAGCTCCCTCGCTTTCGAGCGAGAACGCGTTTCTGCTTGTTCTTGTTCACTTTATATGGACCAGTTAAAGAAAGGCAGGTGACACCGCCCCTCT from Chanos chanos chromosome 2, fChaCha1.1, whole genome shotgun sequence includes these protein-coding regions:
- the xkrx gene encoding XK-related protein 2; its protein translation is MRTMDKKSETIENDILEAPNQTAFTNNNNEDLLVINHSSPKPPLSVIWATILFCAEFICASMLCSRYHASDDIIWMSLTIIFFLVPSVLTQLTLTFIHRDLGRDRPLVLFMHLLQMGPVIRCIEALVIYFKAGKTEEPYVTISRKTKLKKGKSVGMPTEWEIGHSERKLAVHRNAFKRTAIIQAFLGSTPQLTLQLYATIQEKYNHHYVRLTLMAITLISITYGALVCSVLAIQIKYDDYKIRVQPGAYLCMVLWRGLEIATRITSLVLFSTALTHWVIPVVLGNLIIFFFLPWVKFWVKKASLPENVEKNFSKLGTVVVLCMVTLLYACINIFCWSAVQLDLADHDLIEKKPGWSKLSAYYSLRFFENVALIVLWYFFKSDFYEYICAPLLVVQLIVCYGLAVLFMLLFYQFCHPCRKLFRHNVEDCLRCVCCRREAGGEAPAEAVQIDEDTALAEDPALPDIASQLGDRETDIIDDGIYVA